The nucleotide sequence GCGATGCGCTCGTCGAGCTCGGGACGGGCGACGTCGACGCCGATCTGGAGGGTGTCGTAGACCGAGTCGTGACCGGGGAGGTTGGCCGTGAAGGGCCTGCCGGTGATCTCGATGACCTCCAGGGCGCGGACGATGCGGCGCCCGTTGCTGGGCAGGATGGCGCGGCCCGCGTCGGGGTCGGCGGCGGCCAGCCGGGCGTGCAGGGCGCCGGGGCCGCGCAGGGCCAACTCGTCCTCCAGGCGGGCCCGGACCTCGGGGTCGGTGCCGGGGAACTCCAGGTTGTCGACGGCGCCGCGCACGTACAGTCCGGAGCCGCCGACCAGGATCGGCCAGCGGCCCTCGGAGAGCAGGGCGTCGATGCGGGCGCGGGCCAGCTTCTGGTACTCGGCGACGGAGGCGGCGACCGTCACGTCCCAGATGTCCAGCAGGTGGTGCGGGACGCCGCCGCGCTCCTCGGGGGTGAGCTTGGCGGTGCCGATGTCCATCCCCCGGTAGAGCTGCATCGAGTCGGCGTTGATGACCTCGCCGCCGAGCTGCTGGGCCAGGAAGACGCCGAGGTCGGACTTTCCGGCCGCGGTGGGGCCGACGACGGCGATGACACGGGGGGCGGGGGATGCACTGCTCACCGCACCAGTCTCGCAAACGTTCCGGTGCCGTCGGCGGCCGACGGGGAATGCCGGGCCCTCGGGCGGGCAAGGGTGACGGGTGGGGTCCAGGTGAGCGCGTGGTGTGACGCCTCCCGAGGAGGGGTAGCGTCCCTCCCGAGTGCCGCAATCAGGCGCATTTGGGTTGTTCCGGAAGGTGGATCATGGGTCTGTTCGACAATGTGAAGGCCGCGCTCGGCCCGGCCAAGGACAAGGTGACGGACCTGGCCCGGCAGCACGGCGACAAGGTGCAGGGCGGCATCGACAAGGCCGCTCAGGTGGTCGACGAGCGGACCAAGGGCAAGTACACCGACAAGATCCACGCCGGTACGGACAAGGCGAAGGAAGCGGTGGACCGCCTCGGCCAGGAGGGCCACAAGCCCGGCGAGGGCGGCCCGCAGACCCCGCCGAAGAGCTAGCTCCAGGCGGCGACCAGGTAGCCGACTCCGTACGGCGCCTCGTCGTACAGCAGGGTGCCGTCGAGGCCCGCGCCCTCGGCCGCCCCGGCGAGGACCTGCCAGGGGGCGCGGCCGGATGCCTGGAGTTCGCGGGCGAGCCCGGCGTCGAGTGCGGCGAGGGCGCCGAGATCCGCGGCGCCAAGGGCGCGTGCGGCCTCGGTGTCGAAGGGGGCCGCGCGTTCGTCGAGGTAGCCGGGGGCCTTGAGCGTGCGGCAGGCGCTGCCGTCGCCCATCACCAGCAGGGCCACCCGGTCGCTCCCGCCGCCGATCTCCGCGCCGAGTCCGGCGCACCGCTCGGCCGCGAGTGCCATGTCCACGGCCACTCCCTCGACCGGGACCTGCGCCCAGCCGCTCCGCTTCAGCAGCCACGCGGCGACGGCCAGCGAGACGGGCAGCTCGGGGCCGGGTGCGGTCCGGGCGGCGGGGCCGAGCGTCACGTCGGCATCGACGCCGAAGCCCCGGAAGGAACCCGGCGCACCCTGCGGGTGTCGGCCGCCGCGCTCGGCGGGGCCGACGACCACCAGGCGGTCGGGGCGGGCGGCGGCGAGCACGCCGAGGGCGTCCGCGCAGGCGGCTCGGGCGGCGTCCAGTTCGGGCGCGGCACCCGCGGCGACCTCGGGGACGAGCAGCGGGGGGCAGGGGCAGACGGCGGCTGCGACAAGCATGATCGGCAGCGTAACCCGCCTCACCCGCGCCCGCGCACGTCGTGGGCCGCGGGTGAGGCGCGGGACGGGTCGGTCGCAGCCGGTCATTCGCAGCCGCAGCCGCCGGTGGCGGCCGGCAGGGGCGCGGGGACACCGATCTTCGGCAGGCCGAGCATGACGCCGGCCTTCTCGGTGGTCTCGGCGGCGTTGCGCTTCTCCCAGGCGTCACCGGCGCGCGTGCGGCGCACGGCGAGGGTCGGGCCCTCGGCGAGCAAGTGGTGCGGGGCGGCGTAGGTCACCTCGACGGTGACCACGTCGCCGGGGCGCACCTCCTCGTCCGGCTTGGTGAAGTGGACCAAGCGGTTGTCGGGGGCGCGGCCGGACAGGCGGTGGGTGGCGCCGTCCTTGCGGCCCTCGCCCTCGGCGACCATCAGCTCCAGGGTGCGGCCGACCTGCTTCTTGTTCTCCTCCCAGGAGATCTCCTCCTGGAGGGCGACGAGGCGCTCGTAGCGCGCCTGCACGACCTCCTTGGGGATCTGGTCGTCCATGGTCGCGGCCGGGGTGCCGGGACGCTTGGAGTACTGGAAGGTGAATGCCTGGGCGAACCGGGCCTCGCGGACCACGTGCATGGTCTGCTCGAAGTCCTCCTCGGTCTCGCCGGGGAAGCCCACGATGATGTCGGTGGTGATGGCCGCGTGCGGGATGGCGGCGCGGACCTTCTCGATGATGCCGAGGTAGCGCTCCTGCCGGTACGAGCGGCGCATCGCCTTCAGGACGGTGTCCGAGCCGGACTGGAGCGGCATGTGCAACTGCGGCATCACGTTCGGCGTCTCGGCCATGGCGGCGATCACGTCGTCGGTGAAGTCGCGGGGGTGCGGGGAGGTGAAGCGGACCCGCTCCAGGCCCTCGATCTTTCCGCAGGCCCGCAGCAGCTTGCTGAACGCCTCGCGGTCGCCGATGTCGGAGCCGTAGGCGTTGACGTTCTGCCCGAGCAGGGTGATCTCGCTGACGCCCTCGGCGACCAGCGCCTCGATCTCGGCGAGGATGTCGCCGGTCCTGCGGTCCTTCTCCTTGCCGCGCAGCGCCGGGACGATGCAGAAGGTGCAGGTGTTGTTGCAGCCGACGGAGATCGACACCCAGGCCGCGTACGCGCTCTCGCGCCGGGTCGGCAGGGTGGAGGGGAACGCCTCCAGCGACTCGGCGATCTCGACCTGCGCCTCCTCCTGGACGCGGGCGCGCTCCAGCAGGACGGGCAGCTTGCCGATGTTGTGCGTACCGAAGACGACATCCACCCAGGGCGCCTTCTTGACGATGGTGTCCCGGTCCTTCTGCGCGAGACAGCCGCCGACCGCGATCTGCATGCCGGGCCGGGACACCTTCCGCGGTGCCAGACGGCCGAGGTTGCCGTAGAGACGGTTGTCGGCGTTCTCCCGGACCGCGCACGTGTTGAACACGACCACGTCGGCATCCCCGTCCGACCCCTCGGGCGCGCGCACGTACCCGGCGTCCTCGAGCAGGCCGGACAATCGCTCGGAGTCGTGGACGTTCATCTGGCACCCGTAGGTGCGCACTTCGTACGTCTTGGCTTCTCGAACGTCCACTGCCGGGCTCCGGTCGCTGCTGATGGTCATGGGTCAAGGGTAGGCGGTCCCCGGAGGCCCTCCGTCCCCGCTCCGGGCCGCCCGTGACCGGGGACACAGCGGGTCGTCAGGCCCCGGTGGGGGTCCAGCCCTGGCGGCGCAGGACGGCCGAGACGTCGGGGGCGCGGTAGTGGTCGCCCTTGAGGACCTTGCCGTCCTCGCGGCGGGCGATCTCGCCGTCCGGGCCGATCTTGCTCATGTTGGCGCGGTGGATCTCGGCGATCACCTCGTCGAGGTCGATGCCGTGGACCAGCGCGGTGCCGTAGGCCACGTACACCACGTCCGCCAGTTCCTGCGCGAGATGGTCGAGCGGGCCGGTGACCGACACCTCGGCCACCTCGGCGGCCTCCTCGGCGAGCAGTTCCCCTCGGTGCGCGGCCAGTTCGGCACCGATCTCGGTGGGTACGGTGCGGGCGTCGAGGCCGAAGGCGCGGTGGAACTCGCCGACGAGACGGGCGGGAGAAGTGCTCATGCGGCGACTCTAACGGCCACCTCGGACAGCCCCGGAAGTTGTCCACAGGCAGGCGGATGCCGGGCCGTCCGGTTGTCCACAGCCCTGGTCGCACCGCTTCCGGCCTGGCAGGATCGCCCGCATGTCCAAGGTGTTCCCGTTCGCCGAGATCTCCGCCCGCCTGCCCGGCCGGCGCCGCATGCTGTGGGCGTCGGGCGCGGGAGTCGTGGTGTTCGGCCTGCTGCTGTGGTGGCTGGTGCCGCTCGGCGAGAAGCCGCCGAGCGGGACGATCGTGTTCAGCACGGGCGGCACCCGCGGGGTGTACGAGGAGTACGGCCGCCGCCTGCGCAACGAGCTGGCGAAGGACATGCCCGGTCTGACGGTGAAGCTCACGAGCAGCGCCGGCTCGCAGGAGAACGTGCGGCGGGTGGCGACCGGGAAGGCGGACTTCGCCATCGCCGCGGCCGACGCGGTGGAGACGTACGAGCAGGCGCACCCCGCCGAGCACCGGCTGCGCGGGGTGGCCCGGCTCTACGACGACTATGTCCAGCTCATCGTGGCGCCCGGTTCCGACATCGACAGCGTGGCCGACCTCCGGCACAAGCGGGTCTCCACGGGACTGCCCAACTCCGGTGTGCGGTTGATAGCGAACGGCGTGCTGAAGGCCGCCGGGATCGACCCGGGCAAGGACATCGTCCCGGTCTCCGCGGGCATCGACACCGGTCCGGACATGCTGGCCGACCACGAGATCGACGCCTTCTTCTGGTCCGGCGGCCTGCCCACGGGCGGTCTCGCGGAGCTGGCGGACAAGTCGGGGTTCCGGTTCATACCGATAGGGGGAAAGCTCGTCTCCCGGTTGCACGCCGAGGGAGAGGCGGCGCGCTACTACCGGCCCACCAACATGCCCGAGTCCGCGTATCCGCTCGTGCAGGACGGCTCCACGGTGGCCACCATCGCGGTGTCCAACCTGCTGATGACCCGTGCCGACCTGGACCCGAGGCTCACGGAGTGGATGACCCGCATCGTGATCAAGAGCCGGGACGAGATAGGCAAGCATGTGCACTCCGCGCAGCGCGTGGATCTGCGCACCGCCATCTACACCGACCCGCTCCCCCTGCACACCGGCGCCCGGCGCTACTACCGCTCGGTCAAGCCCTGACGCGGTGCGGCGGCGGGGGCGTGCCGGGGCAGGGTGACCGTGACCCGTAGCCCCTCGGGGTCGTGGTGGCCGTAGGCGATGGAACAGTCCGTCGCGGCGAGCAGGGCACGGGTGATGGACAGGCCCAGACCTGAGCCCTTGATGTTCTGGTGGCGTCCGCTGCGCCAGAACCGGTCCCCCACGCGCGCGAGTTCGTCATCGGTCAGGCCCGGCCCGGTGTCGGTGACCTGGACCGTGGTGGTGTCGCCGCCCGCGAAGACGCCGACCTCCACCGTGCCGTGCTCGGGGGTGAACTTGACGGCGTTGTCGATCACCGCGTCCAGCGCGCTGGACAGGGTGATCGCGTCGGCCCAGGCGGTCGTGGGCGGGCAGTCGCCCACCAGTCGGACCCCCTTGGCCTCGGCGGTCGGCGTCCAGGCGGCGACCCGTTCCTCGGCCAGCGCGCCGATGTCGGTCAGCCGGGCCTCGGTCTCGGCGTGCTCGGCCAGCGCCAGGTCGAGCAGGTCGTCCAGCACCTGGGCGAGCCGTTTGCCCTCGGTGCGCACGGAGGCGATCTCCTCGTTGCCCTCGGGCAGTTCGAGGGAGAGCAGTTCGATACGCAGCAACAGAGCGGAGAGGGGGTTGCGCAGTTGATGGGAGGCGTCGGCGACGAACGCCCGCTGCTGCTCCAGCACGTCCTCGACGTTGTCCGCCATCTCGTTGAACGACTTCGCCAGCCGCCGGAGTTCGGGGGGACCACCGCCGACCGCGACGCGGGACTTCAGGCGTCCGGTGGCGATGTCGTGGGTGGTGGCGTCCAGGATGCGGACCGGCCGCAGCACCCAGCCGGTCAGCCGGAGGGCGGCGCCGACCGCGAGCAGCATGGCGGCGATCTCGCCGGCCGCGATCAGCGCCCAGCCGCGCAGCACCCTCCACCGCATCTGCTCGGTGGGCGAGTCGGTCACGACGACCGCGACCACGTCCCCGTCCCGGATGACGGGCGAGGCGACCACGAGCCGGGACCGCTGCCAGGGCCACACCTGGCCGGGGTCGTGGCTGCGGCGGCTGAGCAGCGCCTCCTCGAAGGCCGCCCGGACCACCCCCTGTTGCGGTACGAACCAGTCGCCGGGGGCGTTGACCATGGCGGAGCGGTCGCTGTAGAAGACACCGGCACGAATGTCGTAGACGTCGTGGTAGCTCTCCAGCTCCCGGTGGAGGGTCTGCAGGCGCTCGTCCGGGGCGGTGGAGCGGCTGCCGCTCGGGGTGTCGGTGACGAACTGGGCGAGCGCGGCGAAGCGTGCGGTGTCGTCGATGCGGTCCACGATGACGCCCTGCTGCTGTGCGGCGGCCACGCTGACGGCGAGCGGTACGCCGAGCGCGAGGAGCACGGCCGCCATCAGCACGATCAGCAGCGGCAGAAGCCGAGTGCGCACCCGGCCCCGCTATCCGGCCGGGGCGACGAGCCGGTAGCCGACGCCGCGCACGGTCTCGATCAGCGCGGGCATGCGCAGCTTGGCGCGCAGGGACGCCACATGCACTTCCAGCGTGCGCCCGGTGCCTTCCCAACTGGTGCGCCACACCTCGCTGATGATCTGCTCCCGCCGGAAGACGACACCGGGCCGCTGGGCGAGCAGCGCGAGCAGGTCGAACTCCTTGCGGGTCAGCGGAACGGTGGCCCCGGCCACGCTGACCTGCCGGGTGGGGAGCTCTATGCGGACCGTGCCGAGCAGCAGGGCGGCGCTGTCGTCGCCGGTCAGGGCGTCCTCGGGGACGGTACGGCGGCTGACGGCGTGTATCCGGGCGAGGAGTTCGCCGGTGTCGTAGGGCTTCACCACGTAGTCGTCGGCGCCCAGGTTGAGCCCGTGGATGCGGGAGCGGATGTCGGAGCGGGCGGTGACCATGATGACCGGCGTACCGGTGCGCTTGCGGATCTTCCCGCAGACCTCGTAGCCGTCCTGGTCGGGCAGGCCGAGGTCGAGCAGGATCACGCCGAAGCCGGGGCCCTCGGGGACGAGCGCCTGGAGCGCCTCCTCGCCGCTGCGGGCGTGGGTCACGTCGAAGCCGTGCCGTGCGAGGACGGCGGAGAGGGCCGCGGCGACGTGGTTGTCGTCCTCGACGAGCAGAAGTCTCATTCCGGCCCCCTTCGGTTCAGCGGTCGTACGGTCCGGGTTCTTCTCCGGCGCGTACCGATGGTGCGCGCGTGTGCACCATGCAGTGACGCCGATGAAGGACGACGCCGTCAAGAGCGTTCCGGTTGCCCATGACTTCCGTTATCCGGCCGATACGCACACAGAAGGCAAGAGCTACGACACGTGTCCGATTGCTATCGGATCGTGATGCTCAGATTCACCTCAGATGTGGTGACGCTGGCGGGGGGTCGTCACTACTGTCCTCCGAAACCGAGGAGGACGGAGCCTGAGAGCGATGACCGAAGTAGCGGTGGCCAAGGAAGACGTGGCCGCGTCCGACGACCTGGTCGTCCTGAAGAGCGTCAACAAGCACTTCGGCGCGTTGCATGTGCTCCAGGAGATCGACCTGACGATCGGCCGCGGTGAGGTCGTCGTGGTCATCGGGCCGTCCGGGTCCGGCAAGTCGACCCTGTGCCGCACCATCAACCGCCTGGAGACGATCGACTCCGGCAGCATCACCATCGACGGCAAGCCGCTGCCCCAGGAGGGCAAGGCGCTGGCCCGGCTGCGGGCGGACGTCGGGATGGTGTTCCAGTCCTTCAACCTCTTCGCGCACAAGACCGTGCTCGAGAACGTGATGCTGGGCCAGCTCAAGGTCCGCAAGACGGACAAGAAGAAGGCCGAGGAGCAGGCGCGTGCCCTGCTCGACCGGGTGGGCGTCGGCAGCCAGGCCGACAAGTACCCGGCGCAGTTGTCGGGCGGTCAGCAGCAGCGCGTGGCCATCGCGCGGGCGCTGGCGATGGGCCCGAAGGTGATGCTCTTCGACGAGCCGACCTCGGCCCTGGACCCCGAGATGATCAACGAGGTCCTGGAGGTCATGCAGCAGCTCGCCCGCGAGGGCATGACGATGGTCGTCGTCACCCACGAGATGGGCTTCGCGCGCTCGGCCGCGAACCGCGTGGTCTTCATGGCGGACGGCCGGATCATCGAAGAGGCCGCACCCGAGCAGTTCTTCAGCAATCCGCGCAGCGACCGGGCCAAGGACTTCCTGTCCAAGATCCTGCACCACTGAGCCGCGGGCCGGGCTCCCGCACCGTCCGAGCCGTCCGGGTGACCGGGCGGCCCGGAGTCGTCGGTGCGGCGGCCCGTGCCCTCGCGCTCTTTCCCCACTTCGCTCGTCACGCATCACGCAAAGGATGTCCACCATGAAGCTCCGCAAGGTCACCGCCGCCTCCGCCGTCGTGCTCGCCCTCGCCGTGTCCGTCACCGCGTGCGGCGGCGACAAGAAGGACGACGCCTCGGGCGGCGGCAAGAAGATCAAGATCGGCATCAAGTTCGACCAGCCGGGTCTCGGTCTGCAGGAGCCGGACGGCTCCTACTCCGGCTTCGACGTGGACGTGGCCACCTATGTCGCCAAGCAGCTCGGCTACCAGCCGAACCAGATCGAGTGGGTCCAGACCAAGAGCGCCGACCGCGAGAACGCGCTCCAGCGCGGCGACGTCAAGTTCATCGCGGCCACCTACTCGATCACCGACGAGCGCAAGGAGAAGGTGGACTTCGCCGGCCCGTACCTGCTGGCCCACCAGGACCTGCTGGTGAAGAAGGGCTCGGACATCACCAAGGGCACGGACCTCAACAAGAAGAAGCTGTGTTCCGTGACCGGTTCCACCTCGGCGCAGAACGTCAAGAAGACGATCGCCCCGGACGCCAACCTGCGCCCGCTGTCCGGCTACTCGGAGTGCGTCGCCGGTCTCCAGAGCGGCGCCGTGGACGCGCTGACCACGGACGACTCGATCCTCGCGGGCTTCGCCGCGCAGGACAAGTACAAGGGTCAGTTCAAGCTCACGGGTCTGAAGCTCAGCAACGAGAACTACGGCATCGGCGTCAAGAAGGGCGACTCCGCGACCGTCGACAAGATCAACAAGGCGCTGGAGCAGATGGTCTCCGACAAGTCGTGGGACAAGGCCGTGAAGGACAACTTCGGCCCGGCCCAGTACAAGAACGAGCGCGCCCCGAAGATCGGCGACATCGTCAAGTAGTCCCGGCATCACGACGCGAGGACCTGGCGGGCTCCGCACGGTCCACGGTCCGCGCCGCCGTCCACCGCTTCCCGGACGGCGGCGCGCCCCGACCACCCCGTAGGCCACAGACCCGGAAGCGCGGGAGAACGTGTTCGACTTTCTTGAAGGCTACGACGTCCTGGGGGCGTTCTGGACGACGGTGCAGCTCACCGTCTTCTCCGGCGTCGGCTCCCTCGTCTGGGGCATCCTGCTGGCCGGCATGCGGGTCAGTCCTGTCCCGCTGATGCGCGGGTTCGGCACCGCCTACGTCAACATCGTCCGGAACATCCCCCTGACGATCATCATCCTGTTCACCTCGCTCGGCCTCGCCGACATCTTCGGTGTCACCATGGGGTCCCAGGACTTCAAGATCCAGGGCTTCCGGCTGGCCGTGCTCGGACTGATCGCCTACACGGCGGCGTTCGTGTGCGAGGCGATCCGCTCAGGCATCAACACGGTGCCGCTCGGCCAGGCCGAGGCGGCCCGCGCCATCGGGCTGAGCTTCTCCCAGACGCTCCGGCTGATCGTGCTGCCGCAGGCGTTCCGCGCGGTCATCGGCCCGCTGGCCAACGTCCTGATCGCCCTGACCAAGAACACCACGGTGGCGGCCGCCATCGGCGTGGCCGAAGCCGCGACCCTGATGAAGACGATGATCGAGAACGAGGCCCAGACCGTGGCCATCGGCGCCGTCTTCGCCCTCGGCTTCGTGGTACTGACCCTGCCGACCGGCCTCCTCCTCGGCTGGCTCGGCAAGCGACTGGCGGTGAAGCGATGAGTTCCGTCCTCTACGACACACCGGGCCCCCGCGCCCGGGTGCGCAACGTCGTCCTCTCGTTCGTCTTCTTCGCCCTGCTCGGCCTGCTGCTGTGGTGGGCCGTCATGAAGCTGGACGACAAGGGCCAGTTGGCCTGGGACCTGTGGAAGCCCTTCACCACGGGCGACGCCTGGAACACGTATCTGCTGCCCGGCCTCGGCAACACGCTGAAGGCGGCCGCGCTGTCCATGGTCATCGCGCTGCCGCTCGGCGCGATATTCGGCATAGCCCGGATGTCCGACCACCGTTGGGTACGCGTGCCGGCGGGCGTGGTGGTGGAGTTCTTCCGCGCCATCCCGGTGCTGCTGCTGATGCTGTTCGCCGGTGAGTTCTACGTCCGCTCCACCGACATCCCCAGCGACGCGCGGCCGCTGTACGCCGTCGTCACCGGCCTGGTGCTGTACAACGCCTCGGTGCTCGCCGAGATCGTCCGGGCGGGCATCCTCTCGCTGCCGAAGGGGCAGACGGAGGCCGCGTACGCCATCGGTCTGCGCAAGGGCCAGACGATGGCGGGCATCCTGCTCCCGCAGGCCGTCACCGCGATGCTCCCGGCCATCGTCAGCCAGCTCGTGGTGATCGTGAAGGACACGGCGCTGGGCGGTGTCATGCTCCAGTTCACCGACCTGCTCAACGCCCGCAGCACCCTGGCGGCCAACTACGCCAACGTCATCCAGAG is from Streptomyces seoulensis and encodes:
- the miaA gene encoding tRNA (adenosine(37)-N6)-dimethylallyltransferase MiaA produces the protein MSSASPAPRVIAVVGPTAAGKSDLGVFLAQQLGGEVINADSMQLYRGMDIGTAKLTPEERGGVPHHLLDIWDVTVAASVAEYQKLARARIDALLSEGRWPILVGGSGLYVRGAVDNLEFPGTDPEVRARLEDELALRGPGALHARLAAADPDAGRAILPSNGRRIVRALEVIEITGRPFTANLPGHDSVYDTLQIGVDVARPELDERIARRVDRMWEAGLVDEVRALEAQGLREGRTAARALGYQQVLNALAGECTEEEARAETVRSTKRFARRQDTWFRRDPRVHWLSGAVADRGELPGLALALVERPVTA
- a CDS encoding antitoxin; protein product: MGLFDNVKAALGPAKDKVTDLARQHGDKVQGGIDKAAQVVDERTKGKYTDKIHAGTDKAKEAVDRLGQEGHKPGEGGPQTPPKS
- a CDS encoding class III extradiol dioxygenase subunit B-like domain-containing protein, which produces MLVAAAVCPCPPLLVPEVAAGAAPELDAARAACADALGVLAAARPDRLVVVGPAERGGRHPQGAPGSFRGFGVDADVTLGPAARTAPGPELPVSLAVAAWLLKRSGWAQVPVEGVAVDMALAAERCAGLGAEIGGGSDRVALLVMGDGSACRTLKAPGYLDERAAPFDTEAARALGAADLGALAALDAGLARELQASGRAPWQVLAGAAEGAGLDGTLLYDEAPYGVGYLVAAWS
- the miaB gene encoding tRNA (N6-isopentenyl adenosine(37)-C2)-methylthiotransferase MiaB; this translates as MTISSDRSPAVDVREAKTYEVRTYGCQMNVHDSERLSGLLEDAGYVRAPEGSDGDADVVVFNTCAVRENADNRLYGNLGRLAPRKVSRPGMQIAVGGCLAQKDRDTIVKKAPWVDVVFGTHNIGKLPVLLERARVQEEAQVEIAESLEAFPSTLPTRRESAYAAWVSISVGCNNTCTFCIVPALRGKEKDRRTGDILAEIEALVAEGVSEITLLGQNVNAYGSDIGDREAFSKLLRACGKIEGLERVRFTSPHPRDFTDDVIAAMAETPNVMPQLHMPLQSGSDTVLKAMRRSYRQERYLGIIEKVRAAIPHAAITTDIIVGFPGETEEDFEQTMHVVREARFAQAFTFQYSKRPGTPAATMDDQIPKEVVQARYERLVALQEEISWEENKKQVGRTLELMVAEGEGRKDGATHRLSGRAPDNRLVHFTKPDEEVRPGDVVTVEVTYAAPHHLLAEGPTLAVRRTRAGDAWEKRNAAETTEKAGVMLGLPKIGVPAPLPAATGGCGCE
- a CDS encoding MazG nucleotide pyrophosphohydrolase domain-containing protein codes for the protein MSTSPARLVGEFHRAFGLDARTVPTEIGAELAAHRGELLAEEAAEVAEVSVTGPLDHLAQELADVVYVAYGTALVHGIDLDEVIAEIHRANMSKIGPDGEIARREDGKVLKGDHYRAPDVSAVLRRQGWTPTGA
- a CDS encoding TAXI family TRAP transporter solute-binding subunit — translated: MSKVFPFAEISARLPGRRRMLWASGAGVVVFGLLLWWLVPLGEKPPSGTIVFSTGGTRGVYEEYGRRLRNELAKDMPGLTVKLTSSAGSQENVRRVATGKADFAIAAADAVETYEQAHPAEHRLRGVARLYDDYVQLIVAPGSDIDSVADLRHKRVSTGLPNSGVRLIANGVLKAAGIDPGKDIVPVSAGIDTGPDMLADHEIDAFFWSGGLPTGGLAELADKSGFRFIPIGGKLVSRLHAEGEAARYYRPTNMPESAYPLVQDGSTVATIAVSNLLMTRADLDPRLTEWMTRIVIKSRDEIGKHVHSAQRVDLRTAIYTDPLPLHTGARRYYRSVKP
- a CDS encoding sensor histidine kinase; its protein translation is MRTRLLPLLIVLMAAVLLALGVPLAVSVAAAQQQGVIVDRIDDTARFAALAQFVTDTPSGSRSTAPDERLQTLHRELESYHDVYDIRAGVFYSDRSAMVNAPGDWFVPQQGVVRAAFEEALLSRRSHDPGQVWPWQRSRLVVASPVIRDGDVVAVVVTDSPTEQMRWRVLRGWALIAAGEIAAMLLAVGAALRLTGWVLRPVRILDATTHDIATGRLKSRVAVGGGPPELRRLAKSFNEMADNVEDVLEQQRAFVADASHQLRNPLSALLLRIELLSLELPEGNEEIASVRTEGKRLAQVLDDLLDLALAEHAETEARLTDIGALAEERVAAWTPTAEAKGVRLVGDCPPTTAWADAITLSSALDAVIDNAVKFTPEHGTVEVGVFAGGDTTTVQVTDTGPGLTDDELARVGDRFWRSGRHQNIKGSGLGLSITRALLAATDCSIAYGHHDPEGLRVTVTLPRHAPAAAPRQGLTER
- a CDS encoding response regulator transcription factor — translated: MRLLLVEDDNHVAAALSAVLARHGFDVTHARSGEEALQALVPEGPGFGVILLDLGLPDQDGYEVCGKIRKRTGTPVIMVTARSDIRSRIHGLNLGADDYVVKPYDTGELLARIHAVSRRTVPEDALTGDDSAALLLGTVRIELPTRQVSVAGATVPLTRKEFDLLALLAQRPGVVFRREQIISEVWRTSWEGTGRTLEVHVASLRAKLRMPALIETVRGVGYRLVAPAG
- a CDS encoding amino acid ABC transporter ATP-binding protein, with the protein product MTEVAVAKEDVAASDDLVVLKSVNKHFGALHVLQEIDLTIGRGEVVVVIGPSGSGKSTLCRTINRLETIDSGSITIDGKPLPQEGKALARLRADVGMVFQSFNLFAHKTVLENVMLGQLKVRKTDKKKAEEQARALLDRVGVGSQADKYPAQLSGGQQQRVAIARALAMGPKVMLFDEPTSALDPEMINEVLEVMQQLAREGMTMVVVTHEMGFARSAANRVVFMADGRIIEEAAPEQFFSNPRSDRAKDFLSKILHH
- a CDS encoding glutamate ABC transporter substrate-binding protein; amino-acid sequence: MKLRKVTAASAVVLALAVSVTACGGDKKDDASGGGKKIKIGIKFDQPGLGLQEPDGSYSGFDVDVATYVAKQLGYQPNQIEWVQTKSADRENALQRGDVKFIAATYSITDERKEKVDFAGPYLLAHQDLLVKKGSDITKGTDLNKKKLCSVTGSTSAQNVKKTIAPDANLRPLSGYSECVAGLQSGAVDALTTDDSILAGFAAQDKYKGQFKLTGLKLSNENYGIGVKKGDSATVDKINKALEQMVSDKSWDKAVKDNFGPAQYKNERAPKIGDIVK
- a CDS encoding amino acid ABC transporter permease — its product is MFDFLEGYDVLGAFWTTVQLTVFSGVGSLVWGILLAGMRVSPVPLMRGFGTAYVNIVRNIPLTIIILFTSLGLADIFGVTMGSQDFKIQGFRLAVLGLIAYTAAFVCEAIRSGINTVPLGQAEAARAIGLSFSQTLRLIVLPQAFRAVIGPLANVLIALTKNTTVAAAIGVAEAATLMKTMIENEAQTVAIGAVFALGFVVLTLPTGLLLGWLGKRLAVKR
- a CDS encoding amino acid ABC transporter permease gives rise to the protein MSSVLYDTPGPRARVRNVVLSFVFFALLGLLLWWAVMKLDDKGQLAWDLWKPFTTGDAWNTYLLPGLGNTLKAAALSMVIALPLGAIFGIARMSDHRWVRVPAGVVVEFFRAIPVLLLMLFAGEFYVRSTDIPSDARPLYAVVTGLVLYNASVLAEIVRAGILSLPKGQTEAAYAIGLRKGQTMAGILLPQAVTAMLPAIVSQLVVIVKDTALGGVMLQFTDLLNARSTLAANYANVIQSFFVVAVIYIALNFLLTSFASWLEGRLRRSTRGTGAVLGAGTVEDLNTGDTGGAVPAGKTG